A genomic window from Armatimonadota bacterium includes:
- the map gene encoding type I methionyl aminopeptidase: MRPRLRERGHPGPATGISVKTDAQIAAMRRAGKVVAAVLGALQAVVAPGVETAELDRVAEDIIRSHGARPSFKGYNGFPASVCTSVNDEVVHGLPGRRVLREGDIVGIDVGAMVDGFHADAAATFAVGEIAPATRRLVQVTKQALEDGIAQARAGRTLRELARAIEARVVASGYSVVRELVGHGIGAAMHEPPQVPNYAAGANALKLRAGMTLAIEPMVNEGGCEITKDTDGWTFRTRDGGLSAHWEHTVAVGEDGAEIMTAPEGAGGGG; the protein is encoded by the coding sequence GTGAGACCGCGGCTGCGCGAGCGCGGCCACCCGGGGCCGGCGACCGGCATCAGCGTCAAGACCGACGCCCAGATCGCGGCCATGCGCCGCGCGGGCAAGGTGGTGGCCGCGGTGCTGGGGGCGCTGCAGGCGGTGGTGGCGCCCGGGGTGGAAACGGCGGAACTCGACCGGGTGGCGGAAGACATCATTCGCAGCCACGGGGCGCGGCCGTCGTTCAAGGGCTACAACGGGTTTCCGGCGAGCGTGTGCACGTCGGTCAACGATGAAGTGGTGCACGGGCTGCCGGGGCGCCGAGTGCTGCGCGAAGGCGACATCGTGGGCATAGACGTCGGCGCGATGGTGGACGGCTTCCACGCGGATGCGGCGGCTACCTTCGCGGTGGGGGAGATCGCGCCGGCGACGCGGCGGCTGGTGCAGGTGACCAAGCAGGCGCTGGAGGACGGCATCGCGCAGGCGCGAGCCGGGCGCACACTGCGGGAGCTGGCACGGGCGATCGAGGCCCGAGTCGTGGCCAGCGGCTACTCGGTGGTGCGCGAGCTGGTGGGGCACGGCATCGGCGCCGCGATGCACGAGCCGCCGCAGGTGCCCAACTACGCCGCTGGGGCTAACGCGCTCAAGCTGCGCGCGGGCATGACGCTGGCGATCGAGCCGATGGTGAACGAAGGCGGGTGCGAGATCACCAAAGATACGGACGGGTGGACCTTCCGCACCCGGGACGGCGGCCTGAGCGCCCACTGGGAACACACGGTGGCGGTGGGCGAGGATGGAGCGGAGATCATGACCGCCCCTGAGGGCGCCGGCGGAGGAGGCTAG
- the rpmJ gene encoding 50S ribosomal protein L36 → MKVRASVKKICSRCKVVKRQGKVRIICSDPSKGPKHKQVQG, encoded by the coding sequence ATGAAAGTACGGGCATCGGTCAAGAAAATATGCAGTCGCTGCAAGGTGGTCAAGCGCCAAGGGAAAGTGCGTATTATCTGCAGCGATCCGAGCAAGGGCCCCAAGCACAAGCAAGTGCAGGGGTGA
- a CDS encoding DNA-directed RNA polymerase subunit alpha — protein MLLDTVSAKIERLDDAADPIYGKFVIEPLEKSYGTTLGNALRRVLLSSIPGAAVVAARIEGVLHGFSTIPGVLEDTTELILNLKELAIRVADTQLAGGDLPVTLRLDRTGPGEVTAADIETPAEVEIVNKDLHLATLDSDNARLAMELEVAVGTGYLVTEEHARKHDIGTILVDAVLSPVHRVSFRVEPTRVGHLTDYDRLTLEVRTNGTITPADAISEAAKILDRYLILFFDFSAGEHEESPSADVDLARQRLLETRVEDMDFSVRTLNCLRKDGVTSVGELIEHTESDLMQIRNFGRKSLNEVKAKLAEMDLRLAGAGDAEFAGDEEDEEPEELEDSEEIELE, from the coding sequence ATGCTTTTGGACACCGTCAGCGCCAAGATAGAGAGACTGGACGACGCCGCGGATCCGATCTACGGCAAGTTCGTCATCGAGCCGCTGGAGAAGAGTTACGGGACGACCCTCGGCAACGCCCTACGCCGGGTGTTGCTGAGCTCCATTCCGGGAGCCGCCGTGGTCGCCGCCCGAATCGAAGGCGTGCTGCACGGGTTCTCGACTATCCCCGGCGTGCTCGAGGACACGACCGAGCTCATACTCAACCTCAAGGAGCTCGCGATCCGCGTCGCCGACACCCAGCTGGCAGGGGGCGACCTGCCCGTGACCCTGCGCCTTGACCGCACCGGGCCGGGCGAGGTCACCGCCGCTGACATCGAGACGCCGGCCGAAGTCGAGATCGTCAACAAGGATCTTCACCTCGCCACCCTCGACAGCGATAACGCGCGCCTGGCGATGGAGCTGGAGGTAGCCGTTGGCACCGGCTACCTGGTGACCGAGGAGCACGCGCGCAAGCACGATATCGGTACCATCCTCGTCGACGCCGTCCTGTCGCCGGTGCACCGCGTCTCCTTCCGCGTGGAGCCGACGCGCGTGGGGCACCTGACCGACTATGACCGCCTTACGCTGGAGGTGCGGACCAACGGCACCATAACCCCCGCGGACGCCATCAGCGAGGCCGCCAAGATCCTCGACCGCTACCTCATCCTCTTCTTCGACTTCTCCGCGGGGGAGCACGAGGAAAGCCCCAGCGCCGACGTCGATCTCGCCCGTCAGCGGTTGCTGGAGACGCGGGTGGAGGACATGGATTTCTCCGTGCGCACGCTCAACTGCCTGCGCAAGGACGGGGTCACCAGCGTGGGCGAACTGATCGAGCACACCGAGAGCGATCTCATGCAGATCCGTAACTTCGGCCGCAAGTCGCTCAACGAGGTCAAGGCCAAGCTGGCGGAGATGGACTTGCGGCTGGCGGGTGCGGGGGACGCCGAGTTCGCAGGCGACGAAGAGGACGAGGAGCCGGAGGAGCTCGAGGATTCGGAGGAGATCGAGCTGGAGTGA
- the rpsK gene encoding 30S ribosomal protein S11, which yields MRRPTRQRKRERRSVPYGRAYVKSTFNNTVVTITDPNGNAISWASAGSVGFKGTRKGTPFAAQSTAERAARNAMEMGLKRVDVFVKGPGAGRETAIRSLQAAGLEIASIRDVTPIPHNGCRPPKRRRV from the coding sequence ATGAGACGACCAACCAGGCAACGAAAACGTGAGCGACGGTCCGTGCCCTACGGGCGCGCGTACGTGAAATCAACCTTCAACAACACGGTGGTCACCATCACCGATCCCAACGGCAACGCCATCTCGTGGGCGAGCGCGGGCTCGGTGGGATTCAAGGGCACGCGCAAGGGCACCCCCTTCGCCGCCCAGTCGACCGCGGAACGCGCAGCGCGCAACGCGATGGAGATGGGGCTCAAGCGCGTGGACGTTTTCGTCAAGGGGCCCGGCGCCGGGCGCGAGACGGCGATTCGCTCGCTGCAGGCCGCGGGGCTGGAGATCGCCAGCATTCGCGACGTGACACCGATACCGCACAATGGGTGCCGCCCGCCCAAGCGCCGGCGGGTCTAA
- the rpsM gene encoding 30S ribosomal protein S13: MARIAGVELPRDKRVEVALTYIYGIGCARSRALLAETGVSADTRVRDLTEEEINRLRDGLEERYRVEGDLRREVAASIKRLIEIGSYRGLRHRRGMPVRGQRTSTNARTRKGPRRGVGVRRGRK; this comes from the coding sequence ATGGCACGAATTGCAGGTGTTGAGCTGCCGCGGGATAAGCGGGTGGAGGTTGCGCTAACCTACATCTACGGCATCGGTTGCGCCCGCAGCCGGGCGCTGCTGGCGGAGACCGGCGTCAGCGCCGATACGCGCGTTCGCGACCTCACCGAGGAGGAGATCAACCGCCTGCGCGACGGTCTGGAGGAACGCTACCGGGTCGAAGGCGATCTGCGGCGCGAGGTCGCGGCCAGCATCAAGCGGCTGATCGAGATCGGCAGCTATCGCGGGCTGCGCCATCGCCGCGGCATGCCCGTGCGCGGACAGCGCACCAGCACCAACGCCCGCACCCGCAAGGGACCCCGCCGCGGGGTGGGCGTGCGCCGGGGCAGGAAATAA
- the rpsD gene encoding 30S ribosomal protein S4 → MARYKDARCRQCRREGTRLFLKGDRCYTPKCAVERRTYPPGQHGQRRRKVSDYGLQLREKQKLRTIYGVLERQFRRYFEQAERRPGVTGENLLQLLERRLDNVVYRLSFAGSRSQARQLVAHGHFLVNGRQLNVPSYIVRAGDLIEVGAGSKQAEPIQVNLSAAGSRRLPEWLELEPAQMRGRVMSLPRREQMEVEAQEQLVVEYYSR, encoded by the coding sequence ATGGCACGATACAAGGATGCCCGCTGTCGCCAGTGCCGGCGGGAGGGCACGCGCCTGTTCCTCAAGGGCGACCGCTGCTACACGCCCAAGTGCGCCGTCGAGCGGCGCACCTATCCGCCCGGCCAGCATGGTCAGCGACGACGCAAGGTGTCGGACTACGGCTTGCAGCTGCGCGAGAAGCAGAAGCTGCGCACGATCTACGGCGTGCTGGAGCGCCAGTTCCGCCGCTACTTCGAGCAGGCGGAACGGCGCCCGGGCGTGACCGGCGAGAACCTGCTGCAGTTGCTCGAGCGACGGCTGGACAACGTCGTCTACCGGCTGAGCTTCGCCGGGTCGCGCAGCCAGGCGCGACAGTTGGTCGCTCACGGCCACTTTCTGGTCAACGGGCGCCAGCTCAACGTCCCCTCTTACATCGTCAGGGCCGGGGACCTGATCGAGGTCGGCGCGGGCAGCAAGCAGGCGGAGCCGATCCAGGTCAACCTGTCCGCGGCCGGCAGCCGCCGACTGCCGGAATGGCTCGAGCTGGAGCCGGCCCAGATGCGAGGGCGCGTGATGTCCCTGCCGCGGCGGGAGCAGATGGAGGTCGAAGCCCAAGAACAGCTCGTGGTCGAGTACTACTCGCGCTAG
- a CDS encoding adenylate kinase encodes MRLVIFGPPGAGKGTIAGALTARWGIPHIATGDMLRAQVREGSELGRRAQDYMNAGELVPDDLILEMVRQRLGETGVGKGFILDGFPRTLAQAQALDGMIGGVEVVIDLEVPEHELVRRLSGRRVCPQCEAIYQVDTMPARTPGVCDRCGAQLVQRADDTPEAVRNRLVVYREQTAPVLAYYRERGLLRSLDGTRGSAAVVEDIAGALCPRDRQ; translated from the coding sequence ATGCGCCTGGTTATCTTCGGCCCCCCCGGGGCGGGCAAGGGCACTATCGCCGGGGCGCTGACCGCAAGGTGGGGTATTCCCCACATCGCCACCGGCGACATGCTGCGGGCGCAGGTGCGGGAGGGCAGCGAGCTCGGCCGCCGCGCGCAGGACTACATGAACGCGGGGGAGCTGGTGCCCGACGATCTGATTCTGGAGATGGTCCGTCAGCGCCTGGGGGAGACGGGCGTCGGGAAGGGGTTCATTCTCGACGGCTTCCCGCGCACCCTGGCGCAGGCGCAGGCGCTCGATGGCATGATCGGCGGCGTGGAGGTGGTGATAGACCTGGAGGTGCCCGAGCACGAGCTGGTGCGGCGACTGTCGGGGCGCCGCGTGTGCCCCCAATGCGAGGCCATCTACCAGGTGGATACCATGCCTGCGCGCACGCCCGGGGTGTGCGACCGCTGCGGGGCCCAGCTTGTGCAGCGCGCGGACGACACGCCGGAGGCGGTGCGCAATCGGCTGGTGGTGTACCGCGAGCAGACGGCGCCGGTGTTGGCATACTACCGCGAGCGCGGGCTGCTGCGCTCGCTAGACGGGACGCGGGGGTCGGCGGCGGTGGTAGAAGATATCGCCGGCGCGCTCTGCCCGCGAGACCGACAGTGA
- the infA gene encoding translation initiation factor IF-1, giving the protein MSKETPIEVEGVVLETRPNAMFKVKLEAGHEVLAHVSGKIRMSYIRILPGDRVKLEVSPYDLTRGRIVWRYK; this is encoded by the coding sequence TTGTCGAAGGAAACGCCGATCGAGGTGGAGGGCGTAGTGCTGGAGACCCGGCCCAACGCGATGTTCAAGGTCAAGCTGGAAGCGGGCCACGAGGTGCTCGCCCACGTCTCGGGCAAGATCAGGATGTCGTACATCCGCATCCTGCCCGGGGACCGGGTCAAGCTGGAGGTGTCGCCCTACGACCTCACACGTGGGCGCATCGTGTGGCGCTACAAGTAG
- the secY gene encoding preprotein translocase subunit SecY → MTGSLGSLVAAFKIPDLRRRILFVFGMFAVFVVGVHIPIPNVSREAMERLFAQGGNLLGLFDVFSGGALRKFSIFAMGIIPYINASIIFQLLGIASPRIQQLAREGPSGQRKIGQYTRYLTMALAFGQAWGVTLMLRGQGVIIVPSVLHLLPMTITLTAGTAFLMWLGEQITDQGIGNGVSLIIFAGIMARVPYDVTKTWEGLVAGVHGVDNILFMAALFVVTVLAIVYMQQGQRKIPIQHAKRVVGSRIYSGANTHLPLRVNSAGVIPIIFAISISIFPATIAQFLPQSDTWLVLREWLVRSGPGESKWGSAVYFLLVIFFTYFYTAVTFNVEEVSDNLKKNGGYVPGIRPGKPTRDYLDRVLVRLTLAGALFLGVIALMQYYVGDITGVKTYTLVGGTSLLIVVGVALETMQAIEGQLVMRHYQGFIR, encoded by the coding sequence GTGACGGGTTCGCTGGGATCGCTGGTGGCCGCCTTCAAGATCCCCGACCTGCGGCGGCGGATACTGTTCGTATTCGGCATGTTCGCGGTGTTCGTGGTCGGCGTCCACATTCCCATCCCCAACGTCAGCCGCGAGGCGATGGAGCGTCTGTTCGCGCAGGGCGGCAACCTGCTGGGCCTGTTCGACGTCTTCTCCGGCGGCGCGCTGCGCAAGTTCTCCATCTTCGCCATGGGCATCATCCCCTACATCAACGCCTCCATCATCTTCCAGCTGCTGGGCATCGCCTCGCCGCGCATCCAGCAGTTGGCGCGCGAGGGACCCAGCGGCCAGCGCAAGATCGGCCAATACACGCGCTACCTGACGATGGCGCTCGCCTTCGGGCAGGCATGGGGGGTCACCCTCATGCTGCGCGGGCAGGGCGTGATCATCGTGCCGTCGGTTCTGCACCTGTTGCCGATGACCATCACCCTCACCGCGGGCACCGCGTTCCTGATGTGGCTGGGCGAGCAGATCACCGACCAGGGGATCGGCAACGGCGTGTCGCTGATCATCTTCGCCGGCATCATGGCGCGCGTCCCCTACGACGTCACCAAGACGTGGGAGGGGCTGGTAGCGGGGGTGCACGGCGTCGACAATATCCTCTTCATGGCCGCGCTGTTCGTGGTCACGGTGCTGGCGATCGTGTACATGCAGCAAGGGCAGCGCAAGATCCCCATCCAGCACGCCAAGCGGGTCGTCGGCTCGCGCATCTACAGCGGCGCCAACACCCACCTGCCGCTGCGGGTCAACTCCGCCGGCGTCATCCCCATCATTTTCGCCATCTCGATCTCGATCTTCCCGGCCACCATCGCGCAGTTCCTGCCGCAGTCGGATACCTGGCTGGTGCTGCGCGAGTGGCTGGTGAGGTCGGGCCCCGGCGAGAGCAAATGGGGGTCCGCCGTTTACTTCCTGCTGGTCATCTTCTTCACCTATTTCTACACGGCGGTCACGTTCAATGTCGAGGAGGTGTCGGACAACCTCAAGAAGAACGGCGGCTACGTGCCGGGGATCCGCCCCGGCAAGCCGACGCGCGACTACCTGGACCGGGTGCTGGTGCGGCTGACCCTGGCGGGGGCGCTGTTTCTGGGCGTGATCGCGTTGATGCAGTACTACGTGGGCGACATCACCGGGGTCAAGACCTACACCCTGGTGGGAGGCACGTCGCTGCTGATCGTGGTGGGGGTGGCACTGGAGACGATGCAGGCGATCGAGGGGCAGCTCGTGATGCGCCACTACCAGGGGTTCATCCGCTGA